A window of Psychroflexus sp. ALD_RP9 contains these coding sequences:
- a CDS encoding esterase-like activity of phytase family protein → MSCTAFKVDSKNNEIITYLDDYIIHKNLKDYKEFGGISGIDQINDSTYILVADSPANPRLYSIRLNIENKKFGKVELLQKHQLQNLDKNEVYDLESIRYDKANNNYWVSSEGHINQKKSAFITKLSADFKAVEHIEFKPPYTIENSQHNGMFEGLDIATDGFWFTNELPLKTDGNKPTLVDSYSPVRLAFYNFNTNNVSDAYAVNLSRVKKIPLLPYFVNGITEILQLSKTKFLWLERSYSAGHKSKGNSVFLWLVTTENATNIAKVKSLKNDKNKIKFAKKELLFNFNSIKPQLKQNIVDNIEGMSFGPQLNNGNRSLILVSDNNFNSFAPQINQLILLELKL, encoded by the coding sequence TTGAGCTGCACAGCATTTAAAGTCGATTCTAAAAACAATGAAATCATCACTTATTTAGATGATTACATCATTCATAAAAACCTTAAAGATTATAAAGAATTTGGTGGAATTTCAGGAATAGACCAAATTAATGATTCAACTTATATTTTGGTAGCAGATTCACCAGCGAATCCTCGATTATACAGCATTCGATTAAATATTGAAAACAAAAAATTTGGTAAAGTCGAATTGTTACAAAAACATCAACTTCAAAATTTAGATAAGAATGAAGTTTATGATCTCGAATCGATTAGATATGATAAAGCTAATAACAACTATTGGGTTAGTAGTGAAGGTCATATTAATCAAAAAAAATCAGCTTTTATCACGAAACTCTCAGCAGATTTTAAAGCCGTAGAACACATCGAATTTAAACCGCCTTACACTATTGAAAATAGTCAACACAACGGTATGTTTGAAGGTTTAGATATTGCTACGGATGGTTTTTGGTTTACTAATGAACTACCTTTAAAAACCGATGGTAATAAACCAACGCTTGTTGATAGTTATTCACCAGTAAGATTGGCTTTTTATAATTTTAATACAAACAATGTAAGTGATGCATATGCAGTTAACTTAAGCCGTGTAAAAAAAATACCACTTCTACCCTATTTTGTCAACGGCATTACAGAAATTCTTCAACTTTCTAAAACCAAATTTTTATGGTTAGAACGCTCATATTCAGCTGGCCATAAAAGTAAAGGAAATAGCGTTTTTTTATGGCTGGTTACAACTGAAAATGCAACTAATATTGCTAAAGTAAAGTCATTAAAAAATGATAAAAACAAAATAAAATTTGCTAAGAAAGAGTTGCTCTTTAATTTTAATTCAATTAAGCCTCAACTCAAACAAAATATCGTGGACAATATTGAAGGCATGAGTTTTGGACCTCAACTAAATAATGGCAACAGAAGTTTAATTCTTGTTTCAGATAATAATTTTAATAGCTTTGCGCCACAAATAAATCAATTGATACTTTTAGAACTTAAGCTATGA
- a CDS encoding phosphoglycerate mutase family protein, translating into MKPISFLLLLFIITACQNSKPTNKEKSFWYDLPSENAKKTTYYFIRHAEKNRTNPEEKDPFLTEKGLKRANHWAKYFEEKNIDQIFSSNYTRCIQTAIPSASLNQLKINDYDVKKDTLFTDNFWKKTYGKTNLIIGHSNTTPQFVNQILNNKKYEMINDSINYKLFKVEISKELKIKDTVLDVKLAFELD; encoded by the coding sequence ATGAAACCCATTTCATTTTTATTACTCTTATTTATCATTACAGCCTGTCAAAATTCGAAACCTACCAATAAAGAAAAATCTTTTTGGTATGATTTACCAAGCGAAAATGCCAAAAAAACAACTTATTATTTTATACGCCATGCAGAGAAAAACAGAACGAATCCTGAAGAAAAAGATCCTTTTTTAACCGAAAAAGGCTTAAAACGAGCTAATCATTGGGCCAAATACTTTGAAGAAAAAAATATCGATCAAATTTTTAGTAGTAATTACACACGTTGTATTCAAACGGCCATTCCTTCTGCTTCATTAAATCAACTAAAAATTAACGATTATGATGTTAAAAAAGATACTCTCTTTACAGACAATTTTTGGAAAAAAACTTATGGAAAGACAAATCTAATTATTGGGCATTCTAACACAACACCTCAGTTTGTAAACCAAATATTGAATAATAAAAAATATGAAATGATTAATGACAGTATTAATTATAAACTATTTAAGGTTGAAATCAGTAAAGAGTTAAAAATAAAAGATACTGTCCTTGATGTAAAGTTAGCATTTGAGTTGGACTGA
- a CDS encoding DUF6503 family protein — MRQLLISFFVIILLISCQNSQNSKSVSAKEIVNQAIEFSGTSAVDNSVIEFDFRNLHYRSEATCNGMKLSRKNGDTIDVFYSGKFKRFIDSIPVEVNDSLENIYSESINSVHYFVQLPYRLKDQAVNLRRLPNQSFNNQNYYVVEVNFDQENGGQDFNDTYLYWFNKSDYSLDYLAYEFHVNGGGYRFRVAKNRQFINGTQFIDYDNYKPKSEQVELEDLLQLFHNKKLELVSEIKTENPSINSVQLKC; from the coding sequence ATGCGTCAATTATTGATTTCCTTTTTTGTGATCATTTTATTAATTTCATGTCAAAATTCACAAAACTCAAAATCTGTTTCAGCTAAGGAAATTGTAAATCAAGCTATTGAATTTAGTGGTACTTCTGCAGTAGATAATAGCGTGATAGAATTTGATTTTAGGAATTTGCATTACCGTTCTGAAGCGACTTGTAATGGCATGAAGCTAAGCCGGAAAAACGGCGATACAATTGATGTTTTTTATAGTGGAAAGTTTAAACGTTTTATTGATTCTATACCAGTTGAAGTTAACGATAGTCTGGAAAATATTTACAGTGAATCTATTAATTCGGTACATTATTTTGTACAGTTACCATACCGTTTAAAGGACCAAGCTGTTAATTTGAGACGCTTGCCTAATCAAAGTTTTAATAATCAGAATTATTATGTTGTCGAGGTAAATTTTGATCAAGAAAATGGTGGCCAAGATTTTAATGACACTTACCTGTATTGGTTTAACAAAAGTGATTATTCATTAGATTATTTAGCTTACGAATTTCATGTAAATGGTGGTGGCTATCGTTTTCGTGTTGCTAAGAACAGGCAGTTTATAAATGGCACACAATTTATTGATTATGATAATTACAAACCAAAATCAGAACAAGTTGAATTAGAAGATTTACTTCAACTATTTCATAATAAAAAGTTAGAACTAGTATCCGAAATTAAAACTGAAAATCCCAGCATAAATTCAGTCCAACTCAAATGCTAA
- the smpB gene encoding SsrA-binding protein SmpB: MGKANTVNIKNKKAKFQYEILDKYTAGIVLAGTEIKAIREGKANIAESFCEFNEKGELFVINMDIQEYSHATHFNHQPKSERKLLLNKQELRKLNKQVKNTGLTIIPLRMFLNDRGYAKLQIALAKGKKLYDKRETIKDRDTKRKLDRIKKSF, from the coding sequence ATGGGAAAAGCAAATACCGTTAATATTAAGAATAAGAAAGCTAAATTTCAATATGAAATTTTAGATAAATATACCGCAGGGATTGTTTTGGCAGGAACTGAAATTAAGGCTATTCGTGAAGGAAAAGCTAATATTGCAGAAAGCTTTTGTGAGTTTAATGAAAAAGGTGAGCTATTTGTGATTAACATGGATATACAAGAATACTCGCATGCTACACATTTTAACCACCAACCTAAGTCAGAGCGTAAACTTTTACTTAACAAACAAGAACTGCGAAAACTGAACAAACAAGTTAAAAACACTGGTCTAACTATAATTCCACTTCGAATGTTTTTAAATGATCGTGGTTATGCCAAATTACAAATTGCCCTTGCCAAGGGTAAAAAACTTTACGATAAAAGAGAAACTATTAAAGATCGCGACACAAAGCGTAAGCTCGATCGAATTAAGAAAAGCTTTTAA
- a CDS encoding acyl-CoA carboxylase subunit beta, whose protein sequence is MSSTRDDLQKKVEAAKLGGGQKRIDKQHEKKKLTARERVNYFLDEGSFEEIGMLVTHRTTDFNMQDQVFYGDGVITGYGTVNGRLVYIYAQDFTVFGGALSETHAEKICKVMDHAMKVGAPIIGLNDSGGARIQEGVRSLGGYADIFYRNVQASGVIPQISAIMGPCAGGAVYSPAMTDFTIMVENTSYMFVTGPNVVKTVTNEEVTSEELGGASSHSTKSGVTHLTAVNDIECLENIKTLLSYIPQNNKQKPELTPVKLKDEVREQLEGLVPENANKPYDMHEVITGIVDEDSFYEIHKNYADNIIVGFSRIGGRSIGVVANQPMSLAGVLDVDASKKAARFVRFCDAFNIPLLVLVDVPGFLPGTDQEWNGIILHGAKLLYALSEATVPRISVITRKAYGGAYDVMNSKHIGADLNFAWPTAEIAVMGAKGASEIIFRKEIQAADDPELKLSEKEKEYADAFANPFKAAQRGFIDEVIQPKNTRRKLIKAFAMLNDKQVNRPDRKHGNIPL, encoded by the coding sequence ATGAGTTCAACACGAGATGATTTACAGAAAAAAGTTGAAGCTGCCAAATTAGGTGGTGGCCAAAAACGCATTGATAAACAGCATGAAAAGAAAAAATTAACAGCTCGAGAACGTGTCAACTATTTCTTAGATGAAGGCTCTTTTGAAGAAATAGGTATGTTAGTCACCCATAGAACAACCGATTTTAACATGCAAGACCAAGTGTTTTACGGTGATGGTGTAATTACAGGCTATGGCACAGTAAATGGTAGATTGGTTTACATTTATGCTCAAGATTTTACAGTTTTTGGCGGTGCGTTATCAGAAACCCATGCCGAAAAGATTTGTAAAGTTATGGATCACGCCATGAAAGTTGGTGCTCCAATTATTGGGCTGAACGATTCTGGTGGTGCTCGTATTCAAGAAGGTGTACGTTCATTAGGTGGCTATGCTGATATTTTTTACAGAAATGTACAAGCTTCAGGTGTTATCCCACAAATTTCAGCTATCATGGGACCTTGTGCAGGTGGTGCTGTCTATTCACCAGCAATGACAGACTTCACCATTATGGTTGAAAATACAAGCTATATGTTTGTTACTGGACCAAATGTCGTTAAAACTGTAACTAATGAAGAAGTAACATCAGAAGAGCTAGGTGGCGCAAGTTCGCATTCAACTAAATCAGGTGTTACCCATTTAACTGCTGTAAACGATATAGAATGTCTTGAAAACATCAAAACATTACTCAGTTATATTCCGCAAAATAACAAGCAAAAACCTGAATTGACTCCTGTAAAACTTAAAGATGAAGTCCGTGAACAATTAGAAGGTTTGGTTCCTGAAAATGCCAACAAACCTTACGATATGCACGAAGTAATTACAGGTATTGTTGATGAAGATTCATTTTATGAAATTCATAAAAATTATGCTGACAATATTATTGTTGGCTTTTCAAGAATTGGTGGTAGAAGTATTGGTGTTGTAGCCAACCAACCTATGAGTTTAGCTGGCGTACTTGATGTTGATGCATCAAAGAAAGCCGCTAGATTTGTTCGCTTTTGTGATGCATTTAATATTCCACTTTTAGTATTGGTCGATGTTCCTGGCTTTTTACCAGGTACAGACCAAGAATGGAATGGCATTATACTACATGGTGCTAAATTACTTTACGCCTTAAGTGAAGCAACCGTGCCAAGAATTAGTGTGATTACAAGAAAGGCTTATGGTGGTGCTTATGATGTAATGAATTCTAAACACATCGGCGCTGACCTCAACTTTGCATGGCCTACTGCTGAGATTGCTGTAATGGGCGCTAAAGGTGCATCAGAAATCATTTTTAGAAAAGAAATTCAAGCTGCTGATGATCCGGAATTAAAGTTATCTGAAAAGGAGAAAGAATATGCCGATGCTTTTGCTAATCCTTTTAAGGCAGCTCAACGTGGTTTTATAGATGAAGTGATTCAACCTAAAAATACACGTCGAAAATTGATTAAAGCTTTTGCTATGTTAAACGATAAGCAAGTCAATAGGCCAGATCGAAAACATGGTAATATTCCTCTGTAA
- the accC gene encoding acetyl-CoA carboxylase biotin carboxylase subunit: protein MKKILVANRGEIALRVMKTIQKMGIQTVAVYSEVDRNSPHVKFANEAICLGKAASNESYLLGDKIIQEAKKLNVDGIHPGYGFLSENADFAEKVEASGITFIGPKSHAIRVMGDKLSAKETVKAYDIPMVPGIDEAITDIEKAKTIAEEIGYPILIKASAGGGGKGMRVVESDKEIESQMKRAISEAKSAFGNGAVFIEKYVGSPRHIEIQVLADTHGNVLHLFERECSIQRRHQKVVEEAPSVLLTPEIRKQMGEAAVNVARSCNYVGAGTVEFLMDEQKKFYFLEMNTRLQVEHPVTELISGIDLVEQQIKIARGEKINFSQNDLQINGHAIELRVYAEDPTDDFLPSVGKLEQYQAPKGEGIRVDDGFEEGMDVPIYYDPMISKLVTYAENREAAVQRMIEAIDNYQIKGVSTTLPFGKFVCKHEAFRSGNFDTHFVKHHYTPEVLEAEQKAEAKLAAKIALKQYLEDQKQLRIPETE from the coding sequence ATGAAAAAAATATTAGTTGCAAATAGAGGCGAAATCGCCTTGAGAGTTATGAAGACTATTCAAAAGATGGGAATTCAAACAGTTGCCGTTTATTCTGAAGTCGATAGAAATTCTCCTCATGTTAAATTTGCCAATGAAGCGATTTGTTTAGGTAAAGCAGCTTCAAATGAGTCGTATTTATTAGGTGATAAGATTATTCAAGAAGCCAAAAAACTAAATGTTGACGGTATTCATCCAGGCTATGGGTTTTTAAGTGAGAATGCTGATTTTGCTGAAAAAGTTGAAGCAAGTGGTATTACCTTTATCGGTCCAAAATCTCATGCCATTCGTGTTATGGGCGATAAATTATCAGCTAAAGAAACTGTAAAAGCTTATGATATACCAATGGTTCCAGGAATTGATGAAGCCATTACAGATATTGAAAAAGCCAAAACAATTGCTGAAGAAATAGGCTACCCAATTTTAATAAAAGCTTCAGCCGGAGGCGGCGGAAAAGGTATGCGTGTCGTAGAATCTGATAAAGAAATTGAAAGCCAAATGAAACGTGCCATTAGCGAAGCTAAATCTGCTTTTGGAAATGGCGCTGTTTTTATAGAAAAATATGTAGGTTCACCACGCCATATCGAGATTCAAGTGCTTGCCGATACACACGGAAACGTATTACACTTATTCGAACGCGAATGTTCTATTCAACGCAGACACCAAAAAGTAGTAGAAGAAGCACCATCGGTTTTATTAACTCCCGAAATTAGAAAGCAAATGGGAGAAGCTGCAGTTAATGTAGCACGTTCGTGCAATTATGTAGGCGCTGGTACAGTTGAATTTTTAATGGATGAACAAAAAAAATTCTACTTTCTTGAAATGAACACGCGTCTTCAAGTAGAACATCCAGTGACTGAATTAATTTCAGGAATTGACTTAGTAGAGCAGCAAATTAAAATAGCTAGAGGTGAAAAAATTAATTTTAGTCAAAATGATCTGCAAATTAATGGTCATGCCATAGAATTGCGCGTTTATGCTGAAGACCCAACTGATGACTTTTTGCCAAGTGTTGGAAAACTTGAACAATATCAAGCACCCAAAGGCGAAGGAATTCGTGTAGATGATGGTTTCGAAGAAGGTATGGACGTCCCGATATATTATGACCCTATGATATCTAAACTAGTGACCTATGCTGAAAATCGTGAGGCAGCAGTACAACGCATGATTGAAGCCATCGATAACTACCAAATAAAAGGCGTTTCAACCACTTTGCCTTTTGGTAAATTCGTTTGTAAGCATGAAGCATTTAGAAGCGGAAATTTTGACACACATTTTGTGAAACATCATTATACACCAGAAGTGTTAGAAGCCGAACAAAAAGCTGAAGCTAAATTGGCGGCCAAAATTGCTTTAAAACAATATTTAGAAGATCAAAAACAATTAAGAATTCCAGAAACAGAGTAA
- a CDS encoding acetyl-CoA carboxylase biotin carboxyl carrier protein subunit has protein sequence MKQHLKAKVNDAFEFEFTEDQIKTLDIQSTNHNKLHIIEHQKSASAEIVETDFLNKTYSIKINANTYKVQISNDLDVLIKEMGLSLAASALIKDIKAPMPGLILDVNVEEGQEIKEGDQLLVLEAMKMENAITAPRDAVIKSIKINKGNTVTKSQLLIEME, from the coding sequence ATGAAACAACATTTAAAGGCTAAAGTTAATGATGCTTTCGAATTTGAATTTACCGAAGATCAAATCAAAACTTTAGACATTCAATCTACAAACCACAACAAACTTCACATTATTGAACATCAAAAATCAGCTTCTGCTGAAATAGTTGAAACTGATTTCTTAAACAAGACCTACAGCATTAAAATCAATGCTAATACCTATAAAGTTCAAATCTCTAACGATTTAGATGTACTCATAAAAGAAATGGGTTTAAGCCTTGCTGCTTCTGCTTTAATAAAGGATATAAAAGCACCAATGCCTGGTTTAATTCTCGATGTTAATGTAGAAGAAGGTCAAGAAATTAAGGAAGGAGACCAATTACTCGTTCTTGAAGCTATGAAAATGGAAAATGCCATTACTGCGCCTCGTGATGCTGTTATAAAGTCTATAAAAATCAATAAAGGCAACACAGTAACCAAAAGTCAATTGTTAATTGAAATGGAATAA
- a CDS encoding ATP-binding cassette domain-containing protein gives MNISISNLNKSYGHQQVLKNINLKIHTGEIVGLLGPNGAGKSTLMKLLTGYLEFTDGTIHIGNFNLESHKLDIQKHLGYLPEQNPLYEDMYVREFLQFNASIFKISKKRIKEVIKLTQLSPEANKKIHQLSKGYKQRVGIAAALLHDPEILILDEPTTGLDPNQLIEIRSLIKNISKHKTILLSTHIMQEVEAICDRVVILNKGEILRDSLLQELNQDHQQQVIEVEFNYRIEEVALQNLPALSKISNPKGFIYKLYFNSDIDKRSDVFDFAYDNGLKILNLKKVNQSLEDIFTELTQQ, from the coding sequence ATGAATATTAGTATTTCAAACCTTAATAAATCTTATGGACATCAACAGGTTTTAAAAAATATTAATTTAAAAATTCATACTGGCGAGATTGTTGGATTACTTGGCCCAAACGGTGCAGGAAAGTCAACTTTGATGAAGTTGTTAACCGGTTATTTAGAGTTTACTGATGGTACAATACATATCGGAAACTTCAACCTAGAATCTCATAAATTAGATATACAAAAACATTTAGGTTACTTACCAGAACAAAATCCGCTATATGAAGATATGTATGTTCGTGAATTTCTTCAATTTAATGCGTCTATTTTCAAGATTAGCAAAAAACGCATCAAAGAAGTTATTAAACTTACACAACTTTCCCCAGAGGCTAATAAAAAAATACATCAGCTCTCTAAAGGTTATAAACAACGTGTTGGCATTGCAGCTGCATTACTTCATGATCCAGAAATTTTAATTTTAGATGAGCCCACAACAGGCTTAGATCCCAATCAACTTATTGAAATTAGAAGTCTGATTAAAAATATATCTAAGCACAAAACAATATTACTTTCAACGCATATAATGCAAGAAGTTGAAGCGATTTGTGACCGAGTGGTGATTTTAAACAAAGGAGAAATTTTAAGAGATAGTTTATTACAAGAATTAAACCAAGACCACCAACAGCAAGTCATAGAAGTAGAATTTAATTATAGAATTGAAGAGGTCGCATTGCAAAACCTACCTGCGTTGTCTAAAATAAGTAATCCAAAAGGCTTTATTTACAAGCTTTACTTTAATTCTGACATCGATAAACGCAGTGATGTTTTTGATTTTGCATATGATAACGGACTGAAAATTCTTAATCTAAAAAAAGTAAATCAAAGCCTTGAAGATATATTTACGGAATTAACACAACAATAA
- a CDS encoding M28 family peptidase — translation MKTKLFFVSLLCAFTITKAQQDPKIYEIIEKVDASQLEKYVQTLVDFGTRNTFSDTLSSSRGIGAARRWIKSEFDQISKQCDNCLDVFFHRTMLTTDMGSRIPKDAEVVNVVAIQKGKKYPNSYIIMSGDIDSRASDTEDFKTDAPGANDNATGIAGTIEAARVLSQYNFNHSIVYVGLSGEEQGLWGGKFLAEYAKKKKWNILGVLNNDMIGNIQGIDGVIDNRSFRIFSEAHNPTETKRERTLKRFYGGEIDGNSRQLARYVHKTVKTYMPEMNPIMIYRLDRFGRGGHHRPFNDLGYAGVRIMEAHENYNWQHQDIRTEDGIAYGDVIEHVKFPYVKKLTAVNAITMANLAWAPKAPTNVEIGGAVQPSVKLRWKGTNDKNLRGYKIYWRDTTSPTWDYSRFVGKVNEFTLEGNVIDNYLFGVAAVDKNGHESVVVFPSGVMR, via the coding sequence ATGAAAACTAAACTTTTTTTTGTTTCGCTTCTTTGTGCTTTTACGATTACCAAAGCGCAACAAGACCCTAAAATTTATGAAATTATTGAAAAAGTTGATGCTTCTCAACTTGAAAAATATGTTCAAACCTTAGTTGATTTCGGAACCCGTAATACGTTTAGCGATACTTTAAGCTCTAGTCGAGGTATTGGCGCTGCAAGACGCTGGATCAAGTCTGAATTCGATCAAATATCAAAACAATGCGATAATTGCCTGGATGTCTTTTTCCATCGAACGATGCTAACAACCGACATGGGAAGTAGGATACCAAAAGATGCTGAAGTTGTAAATGTTGTCGCCATTCAAAAAGGAAAGAAGTATCCCAACTCATACATTATAATGAGTGGCGATATAGACTCTAGAGCTTCTGACACTGAAGATTTCAAAACTGATGCACCTGGCGCAAATGATAATGCCACAGGAATCGCTGGTACAATAGAAGCTGCGCGTGTTTTATCGCAGTATAATTTTAACCATAGCATTGTATATGTTGGGCTAAGCGGCGAAGAACAAGGCCTTTGGGGTGGTAAATTTTTAGCTGAATATGCTAAGAAAAAAAAATGGAACATTCTTGGAGTATTAAATAATGATATGATAGGTAACATTCAAGGTATTGATGGTGTTATTGACAACCGAAGTTTTAGAATTTTTAGTGAAGCACATAACCCAACTGAAACTAAACGAGAACGAACATTAAAACGTTTTTATGGCGGTGAAATTGATGGAAATTCAAGACAGCTAGCTAGATACGTTCATAAAACTGTAAAAACCTACATGCCAGAAATGAATCCTATTATGATTTATCGCTTAGACCGTTTTGGACGCGGCGGACATCATAGACCATTTAATGATTTAGGATATGCTGGTGTTAGAATTATGGAAGCTCACGAAAATTATAATTGGCAACACCAAGATATAAGAACAGAAGACGGTATTGCTTACGGTGATGTGATAGAGCATGTTAAATTTCCTTACGTTAAAAAGTTAACGGCAGTTAATGCAATTACCATGGCTAATTTGGCTTGGGCTCCAAAAGCGCCAACAAATGTCGAAATTGGTGGTGCCGTTCAACCATCTGTAAAATTACGTTGGAAAGGCACTAATGATAAAAATTTAAGAGGTTATAAAATTTATTGGCGAGATACTACTTCTCCTACTTGGGACTATAGTCGTTTTGTTGGTAAGGTTAATGAATTTACACTTGAAGGAAATGTGATTGACAATTATTTATTTGGTGTTGCCGCAGTTGATAAAAATGGACACGAAAGTGTGGTTGTTTTTCCTTCTGGAGTAATGCGATAA
- the bshB1 gene encoding bacillithiol biosynthesis deacetylase BshB1, producing MKLDLLAIGAHPDDVELSCAGTLIKEATKGKRVGVIDLTQGELGTRGNAETRAEEAKKAAEIMGLAIRKNLKFRDGFFKNDEAHQLEIIKLIRKYQPEIVFCNAIHDRHIDHSKGSQLVSDACFLSGLRKIETTHEDKIQEVWRPKHVYHYIQWYDITPDVVVDISGFISKKVEAVKAYKTQFFDPTNSEPKTPISSQNFLDSVTYRARDLGRIIGVDHAEGFTVERYAAVDSIFDLI from the coding sequence ATGAAACTAGATCTTTTAGCTATTGGAGCTCATCCTGATGATGTTGAATTAAGTTGTGCAGGGACTTTGATAAAAGAAGCAACTAAAGGGAAACGTGTAGGCGTAATCGATTTAACTCAGGGTGAATTAGGTACGCGTGGAAATGCTGAAACTAGAGCTGAGGAAGCTAAAAAAGCTGCTGAAATTATGGGTTTAGCAATACGAAAAAATCTAAAATTTAGAGATGGTTTTTTTAAAAATGATGAAGCGCACCAACTTGAAATTATTAAGCTTATTAGGAAGTATCAACCTGAAATTGTTTTTTGTAATGCAATTCATGATCGCCATATTGATCACTCTAAAGGAAGTCAACTAGTAAGTGATGCATGTTTTTTAAGCGGATTGAGAAAAATCGAAACGACTCATGAAGATAAAATACAAGAAGTATGGCGCCCTAAACATGTTTATCACTACATACAATGGTATGATATCACACCAGATGTTGTAGTTGATATTTCTGGTTTCATCAGCAAAAAAGTAGAAGCCGTAAAAGCCTATAAAACTCAGTTTTTTGATCCAACAAATAGTGAACCGAAAACACCAATTTCGAGTCAAAATTTTTTAGATAGTGTCACTTATCGGGCTCGTGATTTAGGGAGGATTATTGGCGTAGATCACGCTGAAGGTTTTACAGTTGAACGTTACGCTGCTGTCGATTCAATTTTTGATTTAATATAA